GATTTGACAAACGGGCTACATAAACATGGCATACCAAATAAGGCCCATGGGattattacttaatattaaattattaatgtaGAGTATTACcatagtatatataatatgataaaaatgGAGGATGAAAATATGTTACACGTCAATATTGACATAACCAAAGAGGCCCATATACAAAGTGATGTAATGTTAAAGATAAAGAGAACATGCAAATGTTAATGATGTAGGGTCATTGTCTCTCCATTTCATCGCACTAGGATAACAATGACATTTCGCCCCGATTCATATTATGTTTCACATGGCCTTTCAACATCTCTCTACTCACATGTCATTTACTTTGTGATCCCAATTCTGTGATAAATCAAACATAAAGTTCTTAAACCTCTTATCCATCTTATGGtcaatctctttatatatttctccaaaaaaaaaaatctttatatactCTGGTTTCTGATATACCAAACAAGAGGTCATAAAGtgtaaaaaccaaaataataaagGTTCCGGTGAATTTGATTAGAGCATAGGTTTCTGATCATGTGTGTTCATGCGTCTACACGCATAGATGATAGATCGTATATGATGACTGGACCGGGTGGGTTTATGCAGGTACGGAGGTACCTATAGGAGATATATGTCATTAGGGTCATAGCTGTAATTAGTCAATACCTAATCACTTATATATTCTGTATAAATACTGTACTTGTACACATTAATAAAGCATTCAGCCTCCATTCATACAGTACCTGTATGGCTGTATAAAGTGTAATCATTTTAATGCGCAGAAGTTGAACGTATAATTGTAATGATTGTTGAATAAGATACCTTTTCGTGCTAATAGTTGTACACTTTCGACCTGCATAGCAAAGAAAAAAGGTAGTTGCAGCAACTAGACGCTCGAAAATGGCAGGTAGTGGACCTCATTTTTCATCGTTTCTACATTAGTTTTACATTATGAACTATACCTAATACCTGTACATTAAcgtgtttgtgtgtgtatatacCGTGATGCGTACTGAACCATCTTATTATGAAGGAAGATTGTTGTTCAAATTTTACTCTCTTTTagctttttttaaaagatgtcTCTATTTCTTTTCGGGTAAATAGTTAAATAGATAATTGTCGAAATTAAAGAAATGGTGGATGTACCTGGTACAATAATTAATTACACTTACATTTGTTTATTGATTTTTactcaaaatgataataaatgTATGTTACCGTTCCGGAGAGATTTAAtgcaattgttcctcggaattgaAAAAATCAGTAGAAAAATCAATACGCAACCTCGGAAGAAAACATGGTTTTTAATGACGGTAAAGACAATTCATTATGTCAGTGTcattatgaaaatgaaaacacAAGAGTATAGTAGTTACAGAATCCAGGGTTCTTGCGTGTTTCTGTGGGATgcacaaaaataaattactttttaatttatttaaagaaatttcTTGTAAAGTTTTGGCTTGGATTGTTTCTAGTTCTACTGACTGAATTAAATATGCAAGTCAGTAAGTGggattaaattatttgacaagttttttttttttaatttggagcTTATACGGATTGAGATCAGTTTATATCATTTCCGGTGTATTCTtctatttttacttataaaatagaggaactctataatagaaatgAGTTTTATTCCAATGTATTTGTAACAttcgagttgtgatatatgaaaagacttaagagaattgattatACTACCTATGTTACCAAAGTTGAATTACTTTTTCCGTCACGCATCTGTTTAGAACTCCaaagttaagcgtgcttggactggagtagtgaaaggatgagtgacctatcgggaagtgattcgcgataccgtgcgagtgaggccaaaacaCGGCGAAAGGTCAGGTGGTGATTgtagggtcagtaaacaatgattctGAGCCTTGGAAAACTAATGCACCACCCGTCATATgggatggggcccacgggccgagtgAGCGGGCGTAgatggcccattagccgtggacgGGTGGGGGGTGCTAAAAGTGGTATCAaagctggttagccatctcggttctgacccgagaggcgtcttgagacctgtcgtggggcgcaacgaggacgttgcattctttgagagggggtgaattgtaacatcccgaatTGTGATATATagaaaggcttaagagaattgatttgactacctatgtcaccaaagttgacttacctattccgtcacacatccgtttagaactccagagttaagcttgcttgggctggagtagtgaaaggattggtgacctatcgggaagtgattcgcgataccgtgcgagtgaggccaaaacaaagagaaaggtcgggtggtgattgcagggttagtaaacaatgatttcgagccttggaAAATTAATGCACCATCCGTCGGATGAGATGGGGCCCACGGACCGAGTGAGCGGGCGTGAATGAtccattagccgtgggcgggtGGGGGCGTTAAAGTATTTCTCTAAAACAGAGATCTCTACATATAGAACAAAATATAGAGGAATACTATTTTTTTCCCCTATTAAATAACAATCTCTATTTTGAGGTAAAAATAGAAATGTGTTGGAGTGATTTTGCCTCTAAATGTTATTATAAAGGTAGAAATATAGTTAGGTTGGAGATGTTCTTaaggattattttattttgtgtatttgaaatttaaaataacatcaATTTTCCTTgtcaaaatgattaaaaatgggagaaaaaaatcaatagcATTTTTTCAATTATCATGGAAGTTATAGACCTTTGTCATCTCAAAGTTcgatttaagaaaataatatttcgtCCTAAGAATGGTTTGAATCACCGAGTACACAACAAAAGAACAATCCTATTGCATTACACTAGGCCACCAACAATTCGATagaggaaaagaaaaacaaagagaatatgTTCATGGttgcaaatttttttaatgatattcTATCAGTCGGACCTTATAATATATCACAATActgtatataaatttgttttatccAACTATACTTTAGAAATTTAAGATTAATAGTGTAGTTCCAAATACGAATACAACCGATGATGGCTCGCTAATATTCTCTTATTTACATAGGTTACGAGTTAGCGATTAAATTTAGGGCCATTGTCTCTAAACTATTGATGTAGGACCGGCTAGTTAACTATAGATGCAATGCAATATAATAACGAAGACGACTAAACAATTGTCAATATTAAAAGGGTAaatttccaaaatagcacatttctaagtttatatcacaaaaatagcactcaaaaacgaaaatgaccaaaatagcacttttctaagtttatcctttgaaaattttaatttttttatttttcaaaatttaaaatcttatccccaaaacctcatttatcaactctaaactctaaaccctaaactctaaaccctaaaccctaaaccctaaaccctaaaccctaatccctaaaaccctaaactctaaaccctaaaccctaaatcctaaatcctaaaccccaccctttaactctaaactctaaatttgtgacttttgataaaacattaaatgctatttttgtgacttttgaccttgagtgctaatTTGGgaataaaaacttgatttaatgctatttttgtatttttctcgtATTAAAACGTGCctgtgatttatttttttttaaataccccGCACGTTGCATTCTATTTCAAAAATTCGAAGTTGCTTGTTAGTTAAGGGGTAGTATAAAATAAAgactagtttttagttttaCCATGAAAGTTGAGTAATCACCAGCAATTAGCCAACATAACAACAACTCCAATGGTACTATTTTAGCATAGAGTTCCTAAGTTATATAgttgtgtatgtatatatattaaatattatttaattaaaaatatactaaaattcttGGAAATCcaaccaataatattttattcgGATAATATTGGTTGGGTTTTCAGgaattttattattggttgggtttctaagaattttagtatacttatatatacatacacaaatacataatttaagaattttatGGTAATATACTACCATTGAGATTGCTCCGAGTATAATATCCGTCGCCAAACGTTGTTGCGTCTGTAGGGACtcttctctttccttttcttcttaAGAATTCTTAATCTATGCATAATCTTATACAACAACGTACATAGCTGTTGGCAtaaaagaaacattaaaataaaccaaaaaaaaaatagttactaACAGTGTGTGGGTGGTAGTGTCAAGTGTGACAGGAGGAGATTGGTTGAAGCTATGACGGCATTGGCCGCCGGCGCCGTTGATGATGCGTCTCGCGACGGTGACAGAACGTCTGGGACGCATTAACTTAAAAATGTGTGACGCGGAACTAATCGTCTCAGTTAAACAAAGTCTATTGTTGCAAACAAACTAAaagcatgattattggagaTTCTTATCGTGGAatttttagcggaatataagaatccgtatcttaacttttaactgaaaaaattaagaaccggtttttaaaactcttatttaagaaccagttcttaacttttttagttaaaagttaagagacggattcTTATATTCTGCTAAGAACTCCACCCTAAAAACCCCTAATAATCATGGTCCAAGTCCCCAAATCATTAGAataattaatcaattattttttgtttagagATATTGTGGGATTAGGTATCTTCGAAATCTTGGTAGTACATTTCTAATCCATTGCTATTTTTGTTTCTGTTATAATATTTAGAGTCAATTTCATTTTAATCCATtgctattttttactttatattttgaagATTGCTACTTCTTACGTTCCTGTaaataagatgttttagattttttacttgttccacaaagatagattttctatatgtttaagatatttttttatacttttagaaaacattaaataaaaatatttgaattgattaaatttgatcggtgaaaagttattgaagaatgtataataaaaaaataaaataaaattatacacattaattgaattcttaataaacgtgaacattttagaaaattctactttcgaaaacagagggagtattatagaaaaatacattagaaTAAATTTTATCTCTATTATAAGAAtcttctattttagaggaaaatataacaaaatacacgatctaattttaaaaaaaaattgtaataaggAAAAGggttaaaaattatgaaattagaGAGATAAtgattattgataaaaaaaaaatatagagagaTAATGATTAGAGGGCTAGTTGGGATTGGACGGGTCCACGAGGGTTTTACTACATGACACCGAGCCAGAACTAGCTACCTGTGATTGTGCTCTGTTCATTACTTGCACATATTTTGGAccatttccttttttattttgtctctTATACATTAGCATACTTTTaattaacttatttattttctatgtaAACCATATTTTCCATTTATTTGAATCCATGCTAAATAagtctttttatattataaagatTAAAGAGGATATGTGCCTTGATTATAAAGATTAAAGAGGATATGTGCCTTGATTATATTTGAATGGTCTGAAAGTAATATAAGATCAACATAGTTAATTATATTAGGGCATCCTCATTGGAGTTTCAAGACAAAAGTTCACACGTTTTTcgagaagaaaaaatattaaaataatcgGATTTTAATGAATCCGGCTCGTGCAGGTTCGCTAGAGTGAATCCGGGTCGTTACTGTTCAGCGGGCCCCACGCCATGTGGCGGCCCGCTattggtcaatttttttttttttttttttttaaataaatcaaacaaaaaatgaaaaaaaaaataataaaaaattcacaTGACGGGGTTCATTAAGGCGGCTGCTCTTAACTTCCAGCATCTAAAAAGACACTGATAAGACTTGTCGGCTGTGTCTACGTACTTGTTTATAGAAAACCGCGTGTAGAGATGAAGGCTGCGTTTGATTCAAATTTGTCATTTGTAACGACGTTAATTAATTTCCCAATGCCTGTAGTCGAGAGGAGGGTAGATAGAGATCTAAAATATGGTCACAgctacaaaatttaaattcaaattaaataaCTTTCTTATATTATAGCTTTGAGTGATAACTGTGGTCCCATAAACAGAAAGGGACGGGAAAGAAAGTGACaccattcattttattttttttgttttgtgttttctaaaattaaaataataaaaaaataagatagcATAGCATGTGATGTTGTCAGATATTAACCGCACCCTATCCACTCAGTCCCGCACTTTGCGTACAAAAAGAGTGGTTTATGTGGTTTGTGACATTTTAATTTTGCGCACAAAAGGAGTGGTTTATGTGGTTTgtgacatttaaaaaaaaaagaaggattcTTTGTGATTTTTCAAGATATAGTATCAACATACAACAGAGAGTGGTCATGGCTACAATGGGAttgcataattttataaaaaatttaaacttttcaGATGCAGATTTTGCTGAAGTTATGGCACAAACAGGAGGATTCAATATACAAGCAGAGACTGATTTTCATACCGATTTAGATGATGTGGAAACAATTGAAGTGACAGATGGAGGACATATGGCGCAAATAAGAGATAATATTGCAAATATGCTAtggaaaaatcaataaaataaacttattttcttattgtaatttatttgtactctataaaaaatgtaaaatactttattgtcaaaaaaaattttattttatatattcagtACTATTTAGTTTATAAACACCATTCAAGCATTTTGATATAAACTTTtacgttttttattttaaataccaaatttaattaattttattaagtttctcTTGTACAAACCGCAGTTAAACACCATTCAAACATTTGTCCCgcactttttattattttggtcaCCATTCACATATTTCTTAAACCGCTTTTATTAGATGAACCGCACTTGTCCCGCAGTATGCGTTTTTCTAACACAAACCACTCCTAAACCGCACCGCACTAATCAATCCGTTTGTCCTGCACCGCCCAACCGCTGTTACCATTGAGAGCCTATATATACTACTACATAGTGTAAACTATTATTAACTACTGATAAAGGAGAAAAACATAAAGAACAAATGTGGTTATCTTTCGGTTCAACCAATTTTCAAACTATTACTAACTAGCAATCTCAATTCATTTATATGAACGATTTCCAAAATGAATATATTGGATATATGTATAAGTATTCGTGGCATCTTTATTTAATGTTACatgaattattaatttttaaataaaatataaatactgaATTTTACAAGTAAAacaagtttataaaaaatattaattaatggcTCTAATAATTCCCAGCAAAATTTAAGTGTCTttcataaaatttgattttttcacttttcaaaatcacaagtttttttaaaaaagattaatTAATGGCTCTAATAATTCCCAGCAAAATTTAAGTGTCTTTcatgaaatttgtttttttcactTTTCAGAATCACAAGTCTTTAGTTCAAATTAGGACCAATGaaggtttaaaaaaaagaaggtttaAATTAAAGGCTTCCCAAAGGTAAGCTAAACTAGTTGGGAGTTAGAACCAATCTCTACATAGTCCAAATACAACGGTCGATATACTTCTTTAACAGACTAAGTTAGTCATCATCAAATCAgttcatataaaatatagtCCAAAATTTAAACCTACATATTTGTGGAACAATTGAGAAATTTCCAAATTCTACAGTTTAAGATTAGCGTTTATTTGATATCTATTGATAAAAGGAAATTAATTTCTCCAATTGCAGTAGTTTGGTCAATGAGAAActgataaaactaaaaaaattaaattaaccaATGTTTTGGATAAAAACTTCTAGCTGAAATcattcaaagtttcaaactaaaTCATATTAGTACTATAcgattatatttactttagaaaGGGGAAGGACATTATATTGTACTCTCTCTCCTCCATTTCACACAAATACAGTTTTAatcttattttataatatattaatcaaagagaaaaatatttggTGTAAATGGATATggtaaaataaagttttaaaatgctttttaatatacatgaaATTTTTGTAAATGACATTTCTCAAATAGAAAGAGTATTAGTTGtatgaaattatgaaaaaaaagttaGCAAAAGCAGAAAGAGTATTGCACAATAGATAATAGTACTATAGTAGTAGTAATAAGCAGTGGAGAGCTTGATTATTAAGCAGAGTACTAGAAATAGTAGTAAGTTTGTTGTTActagagagaaattagtagagaaaCCAGAATGAGAAGAGACTAGCTAGCTAGTGAGTCAAAACCAAAAATCCTAACAAAAAAGGTAGCaagtttgttcttcttcttgttgttgtttttcTAAAAGCCTATGTGCTTTGATTGGGAAAGGAGAGACAGAAGCTTGAAGACAGACAAAAACCAATGCTTCTTCTGGTAATATCATTTTCATGTATGGTCTCACTCCATCAtcatcgtctctctctctctctctttacttatTTTGGTTGAATCATTTTCATGACGGTGAAATTCATGAGAGCTTAGCTAGTTAAAGATTTGTTTCTTATTCGTTGATATTATTAGTATTAAATCTTCTTCCTCTGGCACTTTGtggtaaataattaaatatatatatgtagtatCTATTAGCCGTTCTTATTTTGTTACATTTGAGGTTTAAATCTCCATCTCCATTGCTAATTTTAAACTCGTTTGTTGTTGTCAGATCCAAGACCAAGAGGCAGTAACTAAATAACGCAAATCCAAAATCATGGCATCTTCCCCAATCTTGTGAGCTTTTATCTCTCCAACAAAGTACAACAGTTCCTCTGAGGCTCGTGTTATATAGACAAACTTAAATGAGTCGAGTTCTGAAGCGAGGGAAGCAGGAGAAGAAGCCTGTAGTATCTGATGGTGCTGAAAAGGTTATCGTTGCTGTTAAAGCTTCTAGGGAGATTCCAAAAACAGCTTTGATTTGGGCTTTGACTCATGTTGTTCACCCTGGGGATTGCATTACCCTCATTGTTGTTGTCCCTTCTCACAACTCAGGTATATGTTGATTTTAAGCTTCTCCTTTGTTTTTCTCTGTTTATACTTATGTCATTTTGTTTTCTGATGAATTTGTAGGAAAAAAACTTTGGAGTTTCCCTATGTTTGCTGGGGACTGTGCAAGTGGTCACAAAAAATCACATTCTATAGCACTACCAGAGATAAAGAGTGATCTCACTGATACTTGTTCCCAAATAAATCTCCAGCTTCATGATGTCTATGATCCAAATAAGGTTTGCTCTATTGACCATGGCCGAACTTGAGATTTTGAGGGttcaaaacatttcttatgcATTTAgtaatttctttatttatatatatatatatataatttagggGCTTATGCCTATATAAAAATCCTTCAAAATTTTTGGAGACCAAAGCTAATGTTTCATTAGGCTGTGCCAAGATCCGACACTGCTCTTGACATGCATGTTTAGCTATGATGATCCTGTTTCTCATGCtcttttgttgttattatttttttgattttttttaatagataaatgTGAAGATTAAGATTGTTTCTGGATCACCCTGTGGAGCAGTTGCTGCTGAGTCTAAGAAAGCAAAAGCAAACTGGGTCGTACTAGACAAGTAATAATTTACTCCTTCATCATATCAGTTATATATACTTTCACCACCTTACATGGTTCCATGTGGTTTGTTTTACAGACACCTCAAGAACGAAGAGAAACAGTGTATGGATGATTTACAATGTAACATTGTGGTGATGAAACATTCTCAGGCAAAAGTTCTGCGCCTAAACTTGGTTGGATCGCCTAAGAAGGATGCTGAGAAAGAGTCTAATTCACCAACTGGACCAGAAGCAGCATCTGAAAAACACACAAAAGGACTACCTGTAACTCCTACTAGCAGCCCTGAGCTAGGGACACCATTCACTAGCACAGAAGCTGGGACTTCATCAGTGTCAAGCTCTGACCATGGAACTTCACCTTTCTTCACTTTGGGAATGAGTGGTTACATGAAGAAGGATGGTGCATTAGTCATCAAGGAGAATGATGATGATTCATGCTCTGAAACTGAGAGTGAAAGTCAATCACTAGCGTCAACTAGTATGAGATTCCAGTCACCTCCTCTTTGTTCTATCTGCCAGCACAAAGGACCAGTATTCGGTAAACCACCGAGAGTGTTCTCGTATGCAGAGTTAGAGCTTGCAACATGTGGCTTTTCAAGGGCTAACTTCTTGGCTGAAGGTGGATACGGATCTGTCCATCGAGGTGTATTACCTGAAGGGCAAGTAGTTGCGGTGAAGCAACACAAACTTGCCAGTTCTCAAGGAGATGTAGAGTTTTGCTCCGAAGTTGAAGTTCTCAGCTGTGCTCAGCACAGAAACGTTGTTATGCTGATTGGTTTCTGCATTGAAGATGGGAGAAGGCTCTTGGTTTATGAATACATATGCAATGGTTCACTTGACTCCCACCTATACGGTAACGTTTCCTTCCATTTTGTGCTTCCTTGTGGTAGAGAGAATGTTTGCTCAGTATCAAGATCTTATACAGGTCGCAAAAGGGAGACGCTGGAGTGGGAAGCAAGGCAAAAGATTGCTGTTGGAGCTGCGAGAGGTCTTAGGTATCTTCATGAAGAATGCAGAGTTGGGTGTATTGTCCATAGAGACATGCGTCCTAACAACATCCTCATCACTCATGATAATGAGCCATTGGTATATATGctactactccctccgttcccaAAAGAagaattttctatatttattgttgttccaaaatgatagattttctagAATCTTAAGATACTTTTAGTAGTATAAGtttaagaaatattaattaaaaatatttgaattagttAAAGATAGGTTGGTGCCTTGGTGGTTACTGGAAAACATATAGTAAAATTAACAAGAAATTTAATTGTAAACattcattatatttttactatgcgtaaatattttaaaaatccttCTTTCGGAAACCAAGGGAGTATTAGTTTGGCTTTGCTTGTTCGTGGTAACAATACATGTTTGGACCTAAGTCACTtctgttttcaaattatatcaGGTTGGAGACTTTGGTCTAGCGAGATGGCAGCCTGATGGGGAACAAGGTGTAGAAACACGAGTGATAGGAACATTTGGGTGAGTCACATCAAGGAAATCTATCATTTACTTCTTGAAACTTGAATTTCTTGCTAAAGGAAAATTACTTTGTTGTTGTGCAGCTATTTAGCGCCAGAATATGC
The window above is part of the Brassica napus cultivar Da-Ae chromosome C3, Da-Ae, whole genome shotgun sequence genome. Proteins encoded here:
- the LOC106389151 gene encoding inactive protein kinase SELMODRAFT_444075, with the protein product MSRVLKRGKQEKKPVVSDGAEKVIVAVKASREIPKTALIWALTHVVHPGDCITLIVVVPSHNSGKKLWSFPMFAGDCASGHKKSHSIALPEIKSDLTDTCSQINLQLHDVYDPNKINVKIKIVSGSPCGAVAAESKKAKANWVVLDKHLKNEEKQCMDDLQCNIVVMKHSQAKVLRLNLVGSPKKDAEKESNSPTGPEAASEKHTKGLPVTPTSSPELGTPFTSTEAGTSSVSSSDHGTSPFFTLGMSGYMKKDGALVIKENDDDSCSETESESQSLASTSMRFQSPPLCSICQHKGPVFGKPPRVFSYAELELATCGFSRANFLAEGGYGSVHRGVLPEGQVVAVKQHKLASSQGDVEFCSEVEVLSCAQHRNVVMLIGFCIEDGRRLLVYEYICNGSLDSHLYGRKRETLEWEARQKIAVGAARGLRYLHEECRVGCIVHRDMRPNNILITHDNEPLVGDFGLARWQPDGEQGVETRVIGTFGYLAPEYAQSGQITEKADVYSFGVVLVELVTGRKAIDITMPKGQQCLTEWARPLLEEYAVEELVDPRLGDRFVESEVICMIHAASLCIRRDSHLRPRMSQVLRILEGDMIKDGNYA